One region of Acidobacteriota bacterium genomic DNA includes:
- a CDS encoding Crp/Fnr family transcriptional regulator, protein MIQENPYTIQFKQQMQESLQQETLQVRSIKVKKNDHIYTCGDSDEMVYFIVSGQVKLLMVSPEGKECLLAIHTTGDIFGELSLSGAGTRLETATAMGTTILKQIPSSRFIDRLYQDSLVEGFIRYLAARIADQQQVIANLVTVDSEQRLGKTLLQLARTFGKKDPRSIRIELKISHEELSEMVGTTRPRVSVFMQRFKNMGLIELNADHFLIIKEEKLTSYLESHA, encoded by the coding sequence ATGATTCAAGAAAACCCTTATACAATTCAATTTAAACAGCAAATGCAGGAATCGCTTCAGCAAGAAACGCTTCAGGTTCGGTCCATCAAAGTGAAAAAAAATGATCATATCTATACCTGCGGCGACAGTGATGAGATGGTGTATTTCATTGTTAGTGGACAGGTTAAGTTACTTATGGTTTCACCGGAGGGAAAAGAATGCCTGCTGGCCATTCACACCACCGGCGATATTTTCGGAGAGTTAAGTCTATCTGGGGCAGGTACACGGCTGGAAACAGCCACCGCCATGGGAACGACGATCCTCAAACAAATTCCAAGCTCGCGGTTTATTGACCGATTATATCAGGATTCACTGGTTGAGGGTTTTATCCGCTACCTGGCGGCTCGGATTGCCGACCAGCAGCAGGTGATTGCCAACCTGGTAACCGTGGACAGCGAGCAGCGGTTAGGAAAGACCTTACTTCAACTGGCTCGAACATTTGGAAAAAAAGACCCTCGGAGCATTCGCATTGAACTCAAAATCTCGCACGAGGAACTTTCGGAAATGGTTGGCACAACCCGGCCCAGAGTCAGTGTTTTTATGCAACGATTTAAAAATATGGGATTGATTGAACTCAATGCCGATCATTTTCTCATTATCAAGGAAGAAAAACTGACCAGTTACCTGGAATCACACGCCTGA
- a CDS encoding DUF11 domain-containing protein has product MNRCHTRTSVVINMSDAGDPVKAGETITYNIVVDNNGSEPVLNVTVKDVVPAALTYVSSSASQGTATLATENGMPTVTFNFGAIPARGKVTAVLVCKTPLFIFGTVYNSATIVTGTGQPNRFNTASVDTLLVL; this is encoded by the coding sequence ATGAATCGTTGCCATACCCGAACCTCAGTGGTGATCAATATGTCGGATGCGGGTGACCCGGTCAAAGCTGGCGAAACCATTACCTACAACATTGTGGTTGACAACAACGGATCCGAACCGGTGTTGAATGTAACAGTCAAGGATGTGGTCCCCGCCGCCCTCACCTATGTTTCCTCTTCCGCTTCGCAGGGAACTGCAACCTTAGCCACCGAAAATGGAATGCCAACCGTGACGTTCAATTTTGGGGCCATTCCGGCCAGAGGCAAGGTGACGGCTGTCCTGGTGTGCAAAACACCACTCTTTATTTTTGGGACGGTGTACAACTCGGCCACCATTGTCACCGGGACGGGGCAACCAAACCGATTCAACACGGCCAGCGTTGATACGCTTCTTGTCTTGTAA